The DNA window GGGTCGGGCTCTGGCACCACAGGGGTGAACCCCTCCGGTGGAGGGGGCTGACAGCCTTCGAGGCCACGCGTCGAGTGACCACCGGCCATCCCGCACGCGCTGCCAGGGCGAGTCCTCACGCCCGGCTCCCTGCCCCGGCAGCCCCCTGCAGCCGCGGCAGTCCCTGCACCCCATGCAGCGCGACGACGCGCGGAACGGACCACCCATGACCGCCCTCCTCTTCGGCTCGATCAGCACCCTCGCCGACACCTCCGAGATCCAGCGCGACTCGTTCAACCAGGCCTTCAAGGAGCACGGGCTCGACTGGGACTGGGACCAGCAGGAGTACGCCGGCCTGCTCGGCTCCAACGGCGGCCAGGACCGCGTCGCGGCGTACGCCGAGGCGCGCGGCGAGACCGTCGACGCCGCGGCCGTGCACGCGACCAAGTCGCGGATCTACCAGGAGACGTTGCGCTCCTCGACCATCACCGCGCGCGACGGGGTCGCCGAGACCTTCCGCGCGGCGAAGGAGCAGGGCCTCAAGGTCGGTCTGGTCACCACCACCTCCGCCGACAACCTCGCGGCGCTGAGCGACGCGCTGGGCGACACCGTGCCGTTCGACCAGTTCGACGTCGTCGTCGACCAGTCCAAGGTCGCCGCCCGCAAGCCCGACGCCGAGGCCTACACCTTCGCGCTGCAGCAGCTCGGCGAGGACGCCTCCGACGTCGTCGCGATCGAGGACAACCTCGGCGGGGTCCAGTCGGCCAAGGCGGCCGGTGTCAAGGTCGTCGCCTTCCCCAACGGCAACACGACCGGGCAGGACTTCGGTGACACCCGTCGCGTCGACAGCGTCGACCTCGCGGACCTGCGCCAGTGACGACGACCCAGACTCCGCAGTCGGTGCAGACCGCGCCCGCAGCCCGCCTGACGGCCACCGAGACGGCCTTCCACGTCGAGGCCTACGAGAAGATCGACTACACGCTCGAGTACGTCGCCGGCGTCTTCGACGACGCCAACCCCGACCTGGCGCGGGCCTTCGGGGCGCAGGGCCGGTGCCTCATGGTGATCGACGAGAACGTGCTGCGGCTGCACGGCGCGGCCGCCGAGGCCTACTTCGCGGCGTACGGCATCGAGCTCACGGTGGTGCCGGTGCGCATCGCCGAGACGGCGAAGTCCCTGCGCACGTTGGAGAGGATCGTCGACGCCTTCGCCGAGTTCGGGCTCAACCGCAAGGAGCGGGTGCTCGTCGTCGGCGGTGGCCTGACCACCGACGTGGCCGGCTTCGCGTGCGCGACGTACAAGCGGACCACCGACTACGTGCGCATCCCGACGACCCTCATCGGGCTCATCGACGCGAGCGTGTCGATCAAGGTCGGCGCCAACCACGGCAAGCACAAGAACCGCCTCGGCGCCTACCACGCCTCGAAGCAGGTCTTCCTGGACTTCTCGCTGCTGCGCACGCTGCCGATCGACCAGGTGCGCAACGGGATCGCCGAGATCATCAAGATCGCGGTGGTCTCCAACCTCGGGATCTTCGAGGCCCTCGAGAAGTACGCCGACGACCTGCTGCACACCGCGTTCGGCCACGCCGAGGGGTCCGAGCACCTGCGCGAGGTCGCCGACCGGATCACCTACGACGCGATCCACACCATGCTCGAGCTCGAGGTGCCCAACCTGCACGAGCTCGACCTCGACCGGGTCATCGCCTACGGCCACACGTGGAGCCCGACGCTCGAGCTGACCCCCGACCCGCCGCTCTTCCACGGCCACGCGATCAGTGTCGACATGGCGTTCTCCGCGACGCTCGCCGAGCACCTGGGCCACATCACGCTCGCGGAGCGCGACCGGGTGCTCGGGCTGTTCAGCGCGGTGGGTCTGGCCATCGACAGCCCCTACTTCACGCCCGAGCTGATCGAGCGGGCGACGCCGTCGATCATGCAGACGCGCGACGGGCTGCTGCGGGCCGCCGTGCCGAGGCCCATCGGCACCTGCCACTTCGTCAACGACCTCACCGTCGCCGACCTCGTGCGGGTCCTCGCCGAGCACAAGAGGGTCTGCGCGGGCTATCC is part of the Nocardioides plantarum genome and encodes:
- a CDS encoding HAD family hydrolase, with product MTALLFGSISTLADTSEIQRDSFNQAFKEHGLDWDWDQQEYAGLLGSNGGQDRVAAYAEARGETVDAAAVHATKSRIYQETLRSSTITARDGVAETFRAAKEQGLKVGLVTTTSADNLAALSDALGDTVPFDQFDVVVDQSKVAARKPDAEAYTFALQQLGEDASDVVAIEDNLGGVQSAKAAGVKVVAFPNGNTTGQDFGDTRRVDSVDLADLRQ
- a CDS encoding sedoheptulose 7-phosphate cyclase — its product is MQTAPAARLTATETAFHVEAYEKIDYTLEYVAGVFDDANPDLARAFGAQGRCLMVIDENVLRLHGAAAEAYFAAYGIELTVVPVRIAETAKSLRTLERIVDAFAEFGLNRKERVLVVGGGLTTDVAGFACATYKRTTDYVRIPTTLIGLIDASVSIKVGANHGKHKNRLGAYHASKQVFLDFSLLRTLPIDQVRNGIAEIIKIAVVSNLGIFEALEKYADDLLHTAFGHAEGSEHLREVADRITYDAIHTMLELEVPNLHELDLDRVIAYGHTWSPTLELTPDPPLFHGHAISVDMAFSATLAEHLGHITLAERDRVLGLFSAVGLAIDSPYFTPELIERATPSIMQTRDGLLRAAVPRPIGTCHFVNDLTVADLVRVLAEHKRVCAGYPRGGEGVDQYTARES